One part of the Sorangiineae bacterium MSr11954 genome encodes these proteins:
- a CDS encoding metal-dependent hydrolase, whose product MSMHTISARRTSSNQVMPIRRDLKFQLPADKVTTWHRGSEHLSHFVNTFSLFLPSGERFFIDAVRAYRYRVEDPVLKEEVMAFIAQEAMHGREHRALNDVFIAAVPEAEGIERFVTRLLAWLKHNAPRSYRLSGTIALEHFTAILADQVLSDPRVLEGADPRYAAMLRWHALEETEHKAVAFDVWETVMGRGSRAYVLRCGGLLVATVVFWGIAIPSFLRVLRARGKLGDRAGWRLFKRHFVTETRFLPNLVKPWATYFRPDFHPWDHDNRHVLSQLDTVLGEGAY is encoded by the coding sequence ATGAGCATGCACACGATCTCGGCTCGGCGCACGTCGAGCAACCAGGTCATGCCGATTCGGCGCGATCTTAAGTTTCAGTTGCCGGCGGACAAGGTCACCACATGGCATCGGGGTAGCGAACACTTATCGCACTTCGTGAATACGTTCTCGTTGTTCCTCCCATCGGGCGAGCGCTTCTTCATCGATGCGGTTCGCGCGTACCGTTATCGCGTCGAGGACCCGGTGCTCAAGGAGGAGGTGATGGCGTTCATCGCTCAGGAGGCCATGCACGGTCGCGAGCATCGGGCGCTGAACGATGTCTTCATCGCCGCCGTTCCGGAGGCCGAGGGCATCGAGCGCTTCGTGACCCGCCTCTTGGCGTGGTTGAAACACAACGCGCCGCGATCGTATCGGCTCTCGGGGACCATCGCCTTGGAGCACTTCACCGCTATCTTGGCCGATCAAGTGCTCTCCGATCCGCGCGTGCTCGAGGGCGCCGATCCCCGTTATGCTGCAATGTTGCGGTGGCACGCGCTGGAGGAGACCGAGCACAAAGCGGTGGCCTTCGATGTGTGGGAGACGGTCATGGGCCGCGGCTCCCGCGCGTATGTTCTGCGCTGTGGCGGTCTTTTGGTGGCCACGGTGGTGTTCTGGGGCATCGCCATCCCTTCGTTTCTGCGTGTGCTGCGCGCCCGCGGCAAGCTCGGGGATCGCGCGGGCTGGCGGCTGTTCAAGCGCCACTTCGTGACGGAGACACGCTTTTTGCCGAACTTGGTAAAGCCTTGGGCTACCTACTTTCGCCCTGACTTCCACCCCTGGGACCACGACAACCGCCATGTATTGAGTCAGCTCGACACCGTGCTGGGCGAAGGGGCTTATTGA
- a CDS encoding NAD(P)/FAD-dependent oxidoreductase — translation MGNDVLEVAIVGAGFSGLGMAIRLLKAGISNFRIFEKAGEVGGTWRDNTYPGCACDVPSQLYSYSFEPNPDWSHEYGRQPEIQRYLLHCTEKYGLRSRIRFHSEITGAQFDEAAGEWVLRLNEGESVRARVVVSARGPFAGESMPAIEGADSFQGIRMHTARWNDGVALRGKRVALIGTGASAVQVGPAIAPEVAELTVFQRTPPWILPRPDRAITVQEKALNRALPPAMKVRRLGMYWFHELSAPFLILQHDWFKRPPQELARAHLRRSVKDRALRTKLTPRYKFGCKRVLLSSDWYPMLQRDNVRLIDEGVTRITEKGILTRDGVEHAFDVLVYATGYKVPLTEAPFAIHGLGGRTLGERFKDGAEAYKGMATAGFPNLFFLVGPFTGPGHQSVIAYAEAQMDYACQAILYRRQRRLKYVDVKREREARFVREMDWRSQFTVWTSGCASWYLSPNGRNNALYPGYNVEYRMRLLRFDPEDYELVAGDGAQVRAGLRDHVRTWLTALA, via the coding sequence ATGGGAAACGATGTGCTGGAGGTGGCCATCGTCGGCGCGGGGTTTTCCGGGCTCGGCATGGCGATTCGTTTGTTGAAGGCGGGCATCTCGAACTTTCGAATCTTCGAGAAGGCCGGAGAGGTCGGTGGCACCTGGCGCGACAACACCTACCCCGGCTGCGCATGCGACGTTCCGTCGCAGCTCTACTCGTACTCGTTCGAGCCCAACCCGGATTGGTCGCACGAGTACGGCCGCCAGCCCGAGATCCAGCGCTACCTTCTACACTGCACGGAAAAATACGGTCTGCGTTCGCGCATCCGCTTCCACTCCGAGATCACGGGCGCGCAATTCGACGAGGCGGCCGGCGAGTGGGTGCTCCGTTTGAACGAGGGTGAATCGGTGCGCGCTCGGGTGGTGGTCAGCGCGCGCGGGCCGTTCGCCGGCGAGTCCATGCCTGCCATCGAAGGGGCGGACAGCTTTCAGGGCATCCGCATGCACACCGCCCGCTGGAACGACGGCGTTGCGCTGCGGGGCAAGCGGGTGGCGCTCATCGGCACCGGCGCCAGCGCGGTGCAGGTCGGACCGGCCATCGCGCCCGAGGTCGCGGAGCTCACCGTTTTCCAGCGCACGCCGCCGTGGATCCTGCCCCGCCCCGATCGCGCCATCACGGTGCAGGAGAAGGCGCTCAATCGGGCGCTGCCGCCGGCGATGAAGGTGCGGCGGCTCGGGATGTACTGGTTCCACGAGCTGAGCGCGCCGTTTCTCATCCTCCAGCACGACTGGTTCAAGAGGCCGCCGCAGGAGCTGGCGCGCGCCCACCTGCGCCGCTCGGTGAAGGATCGCGCGCTGCGCACGAAGCTGACGCCGCGCTACAAGTTCGGCTGCAAGCGGGTGCTCCTCTCCAGCGATTGGTACCCGATGCTCCAGCGCGACAACGTGCGGCTGATCGACGAGGGGGTGACCCGCATCACCGAGAAGGGGATCCTCACCCGCGACGGGGTGGAGCATGCCTTCGACGTGTTGGTCTACGCCACAGGCTACAAGGTGCCGCTGACCGAGGCCCCTTTCGCCATCCACGGTTTGGGCGGGCGCACCCTGGGCGAGCGTTTCAAAGACGGCGCCGAAGCGTACAAGGGGATGGCCACCGCGGGGTTTCCCAATCTGTTCTTCTTGGTCGGGCCTTTTACGGGGCCGGGGCACCAATCGGTGATCGCATACGCCGAGGCGCAGATGGATTACGCGTGCCAGGCGATCCTGTATCGCCGCCAGCGGCGCTTGAAGTACGTGGACGTGAAGCGCGAACGCGAGGCGCGCTTTGTGCGCGAGATGGACTGGCGCAGCCAGTTCACCGTGTGGACCTCGGGGTGCGCGAGCTGGTACCTCAGTCCCAACGGTCGCAACAACGCGCTGTACCCCGGCTACAATGTCGAATACCGCATGCGCCTCCTTCGCTTCGATCCGGAGGACTACGAGCTGGTCGCCGGCGACGGAGCCCAGGTCCGCGCGGGCCTTCGCGATCACGTTCGCACCTGGCTGACGGCGTTGGCGTAG
- a CDS encoding TetR family transcriptional regulator: MSKPETKRGDPVLGGRRKLMEAALHLAATTRSLASIGLREVARHAGVNPNTFYRHFKDFDDLGLAVIHELGGQLRSGLRARRQRTDKQPVSLERAQELVHETVSMGLDFVSEYRAAYVVGIREMHGGSPVLRKALRQVMDDLAAEMAEDVLDLLPPGLLDAATVRQLSHMVFQQMSFIALDYAEHPDKRDELRRQSGQFVMYLFFGAMAAREPRAVAAVASKFAGEVRETHEAHEPAADEPTRRLGEARS, from the coding sequence ATGTCGAAACCTGAAACAAAGCGCGGGGATCCGGTGCTCGGCGGGCGCCGGAAGCTCATGGAGGCGGCGCTGCACCTCGCGGCCACCACGCGCAGCCTGGCCTCGATTGGCTTGCGCGAGGTCGCACGCCACGCGGGGGTGAATCCGAACACCTTTTACCGCCACTTCAAGGACTTCGACGATCTGGGCTTGGCGGTCATCCACGAGCTTGGCGGCCAGCTCCGCAGCGGCCTTCGGGCGCGCCGGCAACGAACCGATAAGCAGCCGGTATCGCTGGAGCGCGCGCAGGAGCTGGTGCACGAAACCGTATCGATGGGCCTCGACTTCGTGAGCGAGTACCGCGCGGCCTATGTGGTGGGCATTCGCGAAATGCACGGCGGCTCGCCGGTGCTGCGCAAAGCGCTGCGCCAAGTCATGGACGATCTCGCGGCGGAGATGGCGGAGGACGTGCTGGATCTGCTCCCCCCGGGTTTGCTCGACGCCGCCACGGTGCGCCAGCTCTCGCATATGGTTTTTCAGCAAATGAGCTTCATCGCGCTGGACTATGCGGAGCACCCGGATAAGCGCGACGAGCTGCGGCGCCAGTCGGGGCAGTTCGTGATGTACTTGTTCTTTGGGGCGATGGCGGCGCGCGAGCCGCGCGCGGTCGCGGCGGTCGCATCGAAGTTTGCGGGTGAGGTGCGCGAGACGCACGAGGCGCACGAGCCGGCCGCGGACGAGCCGACTCGCCGACTCGGAGAAGCGCGAAGCTAG